One region of Cyanobium sp. M30B3 genomic DNA includes:
- a CDS encoding polysaccharide biosynthesis protein, which translates to MTLHSALSRLLALPPRQRRYLLIAADLLVIPLAVWLSFALRLADPWPAQLRQCTWMFAGAWLIAPAVYAFSGQYKGITRYAGSPAFYAISLRNLVVVLLLSALGWLLPLTAPPRSSWLLLWLLLTGLTGLLRLVLRDLLLQAQARSSRSSRVSALIYGAGDAGMQLASALRYAHSHRLLAFVDDDPHLWGRHINGLAVVPPQRLAGLIARERPSQILLAMPSISRSRRRRILDELQPHGLPVLQVPSVEEISAGRTRIDALRPIAIEELLGRDPVEPDPQLLAASVRGRCVLVSGAGGSIGAELCRQILALGPERLLLLERSEPALYAIDQELRRCQAAAPAPGPRPAIEPVLGSVGDQALLDRLLQRQRVHTVFHAAAYKHVPLVEANPLVGLQNNVLGTRTLLQAAVAHGVERFLLISTDKAVRPTNVMGASKRLAEQVLQATAAQLAAQAAQANGNGRPPLICCLVRFGNVLGSSGSVVPLFRSQIAAGGPITLTHPEIIRYFMTIPEAVQLVLQASALALGGDCFLLDMGEPVRILDLARQMVALSGLTLRDDQHPDGDIAIACTGLRPGEKLYEELLIEGDSQSTPHPLIYRASETFLPAERLRPRLDALEAAIVAHDQPAALALLAELVPEWQAEQLAPASS; encoded by the coding sequence ATGACCCTCCACAGCGCCCTCAGCCGTCTGCTGGCCCTCCCCCCCAGGCAGCGTCGCTACCTGCTGATCGCCGCCGACCTGCTGGTCATCCCCCTGGCGGTGTGGCTGAGCTTCGCCCTGCGCCTGGCCGATCCCTGGCCCGCCCAGCTGCGCCAGTGCACCTGGATGTTCGCCGGCGCCTGGCTGATCGCCCCGGCGGTGTATGCCTTCAGCGGCCAGTACAAGGGCATCACCCGCTACGCCGGCAGCCCCGCCTTCTACGCCATCAGCCTGCGCAATCTGGTGGTGGTGCTGCTGCTCAGCGCCCTGGGCTGGCTGCTGCCGCTCACGGCCCCGCCGCGCAGCAGCTGGCTGCTGCTCTGGCTGCTGCTCACGGGCCTCACCGGTCTGCTGCGGCTGGTGTTGCGCGATCTGCTGCTCCAGGCCCAGGCGCGCTCCAGTCGCAGCTCGCGGGTGTCGGCCCTGATCTATGGCGCCGGCGACGCGGGCATGCAGCTGGCTTCCGCCCTGCGCTACGCCCACAGCCATCGCCTGCTGGCCTTTGTGGATGACGATCCCCACCTCTGGGGCCGCCACATCAACGGCCTTGCCGTGGTGCCCCCCCAGCGGCTGGCCGGACTGATCGCCAGGGAGAGGCCCAGCCAGATCCTGCTGGCCATGCCCTCGATCAGCCGCAGCCGGCGTCGCCGCATCCTCGACGAGCTGCAGCCCCACGGCCTCCCCGTGCTGCAGGTGCCCAGCGTGGAGGAGATCTCCGCCGGCCGTACCCGCATCGATGCCCTGCGGCCGATCGCCATCGAGGAACTGCTGGGCCGCGATCCGGTGGAGCCCGATCCCCAGCTGCTGGCGGCCAGCGTGCGCGGCCGCTGTGTGCTGGTGAGTGGAGCCGGTGGCTCGATCGGTGCCGAGCTCTGCCGCCAGATCCTCGCCCTGGGCCCCGAACGCCTGCTGCTGCTGGAGCGCAGCGAGCCCGCCCTCTATGCGATCGACCAGGAGCTGCGCCGCTGCCAGGCCGCCGCCCCGGCACCGGGCCCCCGCCCCGCGATCGAGCCGGTGCTCGGTTCGGTGGGCGACCAGGCCCTGCTCGACCGCCTGCTGCAGCGCCAGCGGGTGCACACCGTGTTCCACGCGGCGGCCTACAAGCACGTGCCGCTGGTGGAGGCCAACCCCCTGGTGGGGCTGCAGAACAACGTGCTCGGCACCCGCACCCTGCTGCAGGCCGCGGTGGCCCACGGGGTGGAGCGCTTCCTGCTCATCTCCACCGACAAGGCCGTGCGCCCCACCAATGTGATGGGGGCCTCCAAGCGCCTGGCCGAGCAGGTGTTGCAGGCCACCGCCGCTCAACTGGCCGCCCAGGCCGCCCAGGCCAATGGCAACGGCCGCCCGCCGCTCATCTGCTGCCTGGTGCGCTTCGGCAATGTGCTCGGCTCCTCGGGCTCGGTGGTGCCCCTGTTCCGCAGCCAGATCGCCGCGGGGGGGCCGATCACCCTCACCCACCCGGAGATCATCCGCTACTTCATGACCATCCCCGAGGCCGTGCAGCTGGTGCTGCAGGCCTCGGCCCTGGCCCTGGGCGGCGACTGCTTCCTGCTCGACATGGGTGAACCGGTGCGCATCCTCGACCTGGCCCGCCAGATGGTGGCCCTCAGCGGCCTCACCCTGCGCGATGACCAGCACCCCGACGGCGACATCGCCATCGCCTGCACCGGCCTGCGACCGGGCGAGAAGCTCTACGAGGAGCTGCTGATCGAGGGCGATTCCCAGTCCACCCCCCATCCGCTGATCTACCGGGCCAGCGAAACCTTCCTGCCGGCCGAGCGGCTGCGGCCCCGCCTCGATGCCCTCGAGGCCGCCATCGTGGCCCACGACCAGCCGGCCGCCCTGGCCCTGCTGGCCGAGCTGGTGCCCGAATGGCAGGCGGAGCAGCTGGCGCCCGCCAGTTCCTGA
- a CDS encoding glycosyltransferase family 4 protein yields the protein MPAMAVVVGAAAGWALLWVLLPQLRRRLLDQPNARSSHRQPTPRGGGLAFVLVAAAACFAATGLPALLPLLALPLALVGVLDDRHNLPASWRYGVQLATALLLTLLSPLAQGLPAGLAWWLLPLAAGLLLIAVTAVINFTNFMDGLDGLVAGCLAIAIAAAASQLHAPVWPLWALVGGLLGFLAWNWSPAKVFMGDVGSTFLGAVFAGLVLQASSWPQALGLLLVATPLLGDACLCVPRRLLAGQRVFQAHRLHLYQRLHQAGWPHARVAGLYIAATALLALALLLAGWHMVVAGAVLELAVGVWLDQRVAVPFPIASQNAPV from the coding sequence ATGCCTGCTATGGCCGTTGTGGTGGGTGCCGCCGCCGGCTGGGCGCTGCTCTGGGTGCTGTTGCCCCAGCTGCGCCGCCGCCTGCTCGACCAGCCCAACGCCCGCAGTTCCCATCGCCAGCCCACGCCCCGGGGTGGTGGGCTGGCTTTTGTGCTGGTGGCCGCCGCCGCCTGCTTTGCCGCGACCGGGTTGCCCGCGCTCCTGCCGCTGCTGGCCCTGCCCCTGGCCCTGGTGGGCGTGCTCGACGATCGCCACAACCTGCCGGCCAGCTGGCGCTACGGCGTGCAGCTGGCCACCGCCCTGCTGCTCACCCTGCTGAGCCCCCTGGCCCAGGGGCTGCCGGCGGGGCTGGCCTGGTGGCTGCTGCCCCTCGCCGCTGGCCTGCTGCTGATCGCCGTCACCGCGGTGATCAACTTCACCAACTTCATGGACGGCCTCGATGGGCTGGTGGCCGGCTGCCTGGCCATCGCCATCGCCGCCGCCGCCAGCCAGCTGCACGCGCCGGTGTGGCCCCTCTGGGCCCTGGTGGGCGGGCTGCTCGGCTTCCTCGCCTGGAACTGGAGTCCGGCCAAGGTGTTCATGGGAGATGTGGGCAGCACCTTCCTGGGGGCGGTGTTCGCCGGGCTGGTGCTGCAGGCCTCCAGCTGGCCCCAGGCCCTCGGGCTGCTGCTGGTGGCCACCCCCCTGCTCGGCGACGCCTGCCTGTGTGTACCCCGCCGCCTGCTGGCCGGCCAGCGGGTGTTTCAGGCCCACCGCCTCCATCTCTATCAGCGCCTGCACCAGGCCGGCTGGCCCCACGCCCGCGTGGCCGGCCTCTACATCGCCGCCACCGCCCTGCTGGCCCTGGCCCTGTTGCTGGCCGGCTGGCACATGGTGGTGGCCGGGGCGGTGCTGGAGCTGGCCGTGGGGGTGTGGCTGGATCAGCGGGTTGCCGTGCCCTTCCCGATCGCCTCCCAGAACGCGCCCGTGTAG